The proteins below are encoded in one region of Thermococcus peptonophilus:
- a CDS encoding DUF1931 family protein, which yields MAEMIIPYPQLQKILERTCELAVIKPRAEEMMDIVEKKLADLFEVAYENAKAENSETIKMRHIPITKGFKNSMNLFRAVIEDEGVEIEPIRKYVLKKIPGDRPLEEDVVNELPIIAGTLFVLVGRVIKALHPEIKNVYPEHIEEAKKVLDYTL from the coding sequence ATGGCGGAGATGATAATACCCTACCCACAGCTCCAGAAGATTCTCGAGAGGACCTGCGAGCTCGCGGTTATTAAGCCAAGGGCCGAGGAGATGATGGACATCGTTGAGAAGAAGCTCGCGGATCTCTTCGAAGTGGCCTACGAGAACGCGAAGGCCGAGAACTCCGAGACCATAAAGATGCGCCACATACCGATAACCAAGGGCTTCAAGAACAGCATGAACCTCTTCAGGGCGGTCATTGAGGACGAGGGCGTTGAAATAGAGCCGATAAGAAAGTACGTCCTCAAGAAGATACCCGGTGACAGGCCGCTTGAGGAAGACGTTGTGAACGAGCTTCCAATCATAGCCGGAACGCTCTTCGTGCTCGTTGGAAGGGTCATCAAGGCCCTCCACCCGGAGATAAAGAACGTCTATCCTGAGCACATTGAAGAGGCCAAGAAGGTACTGGATTATACGCTTTGA
- a CDS encoding energy-coupling factor transporter transmembrane component T family protein, whose amino-acid sequence MIGQFYIRKESFMHSLDPRVKIIGMLLGIITLMLFNQPTLLLALFIGLLILGKVLAGADFSYQFRLLKPLLPIVLITLALWPVIYKPRLEGFFIGIAYSARLLGFALVTFLLLMTTTQKELVLGFVRLGLPYELGLTLTIALRYIPTLYWLARTIMDAQRSRGLELDKGNLLVRMRKITAVLIPLIVASLKTAHELSIALESRAFGASKKRTFLRDLEMKPRDYAVLALLLVGFALALYTRYVLGFGHVNLYQGGA is encoded by the coding sequence GTGATCGGGCAGTTCTACATCAGGAAGGAGAGCTTCATGCACTCCCTCGACCCGAGGGTCAAGATAATCGGGATGCTCCTCGGGATAATCACCCTTATGCTCTTCAATCAGCCCACCCTGCTTCTCGCTCTATTTATCGGTCTCCTCATCCTCGGAAAGGTGCTTGCCGGTGCGGACTTTTCCTACCAGTTCAGGCTTCTGAAGCCTCTCCTCCCGATAGTCCTGATAACCCTCGCTCTCTGGCCGGTGATATACAAACCACGCCTTGAGGGGTTCTTCATCGGAATCGCGTACTCAGCGAGACTTCTCGGCTTTGCGCTCGTTACGTTCCTCCTCCTCATGACGACCACGCAGAAGGAGCTCGTCCTGGGCTTCGTCAGGCTCGGCCTTCCCTACGAGCTGGGTCTGACCTTGACCATAGCCCTCCGCTACATCCCAACCCTCTACTGGCTGGCCAGAACCATAATGGACGCCCAGAGGAGCAGGGGACTTGAACTTGACAAGGGAAACCTGCTGGTCAGGATGCGGAAGATTACCGCCGTCCTGATTCCGCTGATCGTCGCTTCCCTAAAGACTGCCCATGAGCTGAGCATCGCCCTTGAGAGCAGGGCCTTCGGAGCGAGCAAGAAGAGGACTTTCCTAAGGGACCTTGAGATGAAGCCCAGAGACTACGCGGTTCTCGCGCTCCTTCTGGTGGGGTTTGCCCTCGCGCTCTACACCCGCTACGTCCTCGGCTTCGGGCACGTCAACCTTTACCAAGGAGGGGCTTGA
- a CDS encoding energy-coupling factor ABC transporter ATP-binding protein, giving the protein MIEAENVHFAYNGKEVLRGIDFEMGQEIVALVGPNGSGKTTLAKHFNGLLKPSKGRILVDGLDTREHTVAELSRLVGYVFQNPEHMFFEETVFNEVAFGPRNLDLSEEEVEERVRWALRSVGLSGFEERTPYSLSGGEKQRLAIACVLAMKPKYLILDEPTTGLDARAEEEVVNVIRSLHENGHGILLITHDMDLVVRLAGRVVLLHRGRKLFDGPVEEFFTAFDVEKYGLERPEVVELGERLGLGFVRSIKEILARLGGEV; this is encoded by the coding sequence ATGATCGAAGCAGAAAACGTCCACTTCGCCTACAACGGGAAGGAAGTCCTCAGGGGCATAGACTTTGAGATGGGACAGGAAATAGTGGCACTCGTCGGGCCAAACGGAAGCGGAAAGACAACACTCGCAAAGCACTTTAACGGCCTTCTCAAGCCTTCCAAGGGAAGAATTCTCGTGGACGGCCTCGATACGAGGGAGCACACCGTTGCCGAGCTCAGCAGGCTCGTTGGCTACGTCTTCCAGAACCCAGAGCACATGTTCTTTGAGGAGACGGTTTTCAATGAAGTCGCCTTCGGCCCGAGAAACCTTGATCTGAGTGAAGAAGAAGTTGAGGAGAGGGTGAGGTGGGCGCTGAGGTCTGTCGGCCTTAGTGGGTTTGAAGAGAGAACGCCATACTCCCTTAGCGGCGGCGAAAAGCAGAGATTGGCCATAGCCTGCGTCCTTGCGATGAAGCCGAAATACCTCATCCTTGACGAGCCGACTACTGGACTTGACGCGAGGGCAGAGGAAGAAGTGGTGAACGTTATCCGCTCCCTCCATGAGAACGGCCACGGAATACTCCTGATAACCCACGATATGGACCTCGTCGTGAGACTGGCTGGGAGGGTTGTCCTTCTCCACAGGGGACGGAAGCTCTTCGACGGCCCGGTCGAGGAGTTTTTCACGGCCTTTGACGTTGAGAAGTATGGCCTTGAGAGGCCTGAGGTGGTTGAGTTGGGAGAGAGACTCGGCCTTGGCTTCGTGAGGAGTATTAAAGAAATCCTCGCGAGACTGGGGGGGGAAGTGTGA
- a CDS encoding tRNA(Met) cytidine acetyltransferase TmcA, with amino-acid sequence MTVKVRFDKEVREYAKGEKVKDSVLKITETALAQALEKFHRRMIVIEGDTLKKAELAGILAGASARVLSDIVSELIEKRLRDESEDKIEVLYATDALGEETFGRKRYEAFRKHFDILAGSEVNVTAVTFKHTREILGRTYDLLVLDMSYDYSPNDLGRIIETVRGGGLIFILAHPFEKWKDMWTGFHKSLVTPPYTIEDVKKRFNRRLIRKFTQHDGIYIITENGKAKKKPKKSKSQAKIRARKGVEIPEETLFPRELYEMALTRGQVEVLEAFEELVDKEGMLVLTADRGRGKSVSVGIAAVGLAVALKKRTRIVVTAPELENVQSLFRFAKRTLEKLGFKPYVVEEKGLITELYARKIGLRYYPPAEGYKKNADLYILDEAAGIHVPILHKYLNKPRVVYSSTIHGYEGAGRGFSVKFLKKAREKRSFKELHMDEPIRYAYGDPIEKWLFDVLLLDAEPAELTEEDYELIKRKEVYLEEPDLDDWFENDREDLRNFVGIYILAHYRNRPSDVALLADAPHHEARVLRLKNGKIVTAIQIAKEGGIPKNVIDKMAKGYKPRGNIIPDMMVKHHYLKEFARLKGYRIVRIATHPDAMDMGLGSKALELLEKEARERGLDWIGSGFGASEELVRFWVRNGFAVVHLSPARNPVSGEFTAIVLKPISKKAKELIKKANDEFRIRFTEWLGDTHRELEPEIARWLFETPFGEAVDYPIHLTEIQKKRLDAFTGKVLTYDTVVDAVKPVVKLYFLDGWMKPYLDERQIKLLIYRVLQAHSWEETAKLIDRTEMFTMIEVRDVIRGLWYYYKRLLT; translated from the coding sequence GTGACCGTCAAGGTCCGCTTTGATAAGGAAGTGAGGGAGTACGCTAAAGGCGAGAAGGTTAAGGATTCGGTTCTCAAGATCACCGAGACCGCTCTGGCTCAGGCCTTGGAAAAGTTCCACAGGAGAATGATTGTAATTGAGGGCGACACGCTGAAGAAGGCCGAGTTGGCCGGAATTCTCGCCGGTGCTTCCGCGAGAGTTCTCTCGGATATAGTCAGCGAACTTATTGAAAAACGCCTTAGGGATGAGAGCGAGGATAAAATCGAGGTTCTCTACGCCACGGATGCCCTCGGCGAGGAAACCTTTGGGAGGAAGCGCTATGAAGCGTTTAGAAAGCACTTTGACATCCTAGCAGGTTCCGAGGTGAACGTTACAGCTGTTACCTTCAAGCATACGAGAGAAATCCTGGGGAGAACCTATGATCTCCTCGTTCTGGACATGAGCTACGACTACTCGCCCAACGATCTGGGAAGGATCATCGAGACCGTCCGTGGCGGCGGTCTGATATTTATCCTCGCCCACCCGTTCGAGAAATGGAAGGACATGTGGACGGGATTCCACAAAAGCCTCGTCACGCCGCCGTACACTATAGAGGACGTCAAGAAGCGCTTCAACAGGAGGCTCATAAGGAAGTTCACCCAGCACGACGGGATATACATCATCACCGAGAACGGAAAGGCGAAGAAGAAGCCCAAGAAGAGCAAGAGTCAGGCGAAGATAAGAGCCAGAAAAGGGGTTGAAATTCCAGAGGAGACCCTCTTCCCGAGGGAGCTGTACGAGATGGCCCTCACAAGGGGACAGGTGGAGGTTCTCGAGGCCTTCGAGGAGCTTGTTGATAAGGAGGGAATGCTCGTCCTCACGGCAGATAGGGGCAGGGGTAAGAGCGTTTCCGTGGGAATAGCAGCGGTAGGCCTCGCCGTTGCCCTGAAGAAGAGGACGAGGATAGTGGTCACCGCTCCGGAGCTTGAGAACGTCCAGTCCCTCTTCAGGTTCGCCAAGAGGACTCTGGAAAAGCTTGGCTTCAAGCCCTATGTCGTCGAGGAGAAGGGCCTCATAACGGAGCTATACGCAAGGAAGATTGGACTGCGCTATTACCCACCTGCTGAGGGCTACAAGAAGAACGCTGACCTCTACATCCTCGACGAAGCAGCGGGAATCCACGTGCCCATACTCCACAAGTACCTCAACAAGCCCCGCGTTGTATATTCCTCAACGATCCACGGCTACGAGGGCGCTGGAAGGGGCTTCTCAGTAAAGTTCCTCAAGAAAGCCAGGGAGAAGCGCTCTTTCAAGGAGCTCCACATGGACGAGCCCATAAGGTACGCCTACGGTGATCCAATAGAGAAGTGGCTCTTCGACGTTCTCCTGCTCGATGCAGAGCCGGCCGAGCTGACGGAAGAGGACTATGAACTGATAAAGCGGAAGGAGGTCTATCTGGAGGAGCCGGACCTCGACGACTGGTTCGAGAACGATAGAGAAGACTTGAGGAACTTCGTTGGCATCTACATTTTAGCTCACTACCGCAACAGGCCGAGCGATGTGGCTCTGCTTGCTGACGCCCCACACCACGAGGCGAGGGTTCTCCGCCTTAAGAACGGCAAGATAGTCACTGCCATCCAGATAGCGAAGGAAGGCGGGATTCCAAAGAACGTCATCGACAAGATGGCCAAGGGCTACAAACCGCGTGGGAACATCATTCCAGATATGATGGTCAAGCACCACTACCTCAAGGAGTTCGCCAGGCTGAAAGGTTATAGAATAGTCAGGATTGCGACACACCCGGATGCCATGGACATGGGGCTCGGAAGCAAGGCCCTTGAACTCCTTGAGAAGGAAGCGAGAGAGAGGGGCCTCGACTGGATAGGTTCTGGCTTTGGAGCGAGTGAAGAACTCGTCCGCTTCTGGGTCAGGAACGGCTTCGCTGTTGTCCACCTCAGCCCGGCCAGAAACCCGGTTAGCGGTGAGTTTACTGCCATAGTCCTCAAGCCGATAAGCAAGAAGGCAAAGGAGCTCATCAAGAAGGCCAACGATGAGTTCAGGATCAGGTTTACTGAGTGGCTGGGAGACACCCACAGGGAGCTTGAGCCAGAGATAGCGCGCTGGCTCTTCGAGACGCCCTTTGGAGAGGCCGTTGACTATCCAATCCACCTGACGGAGATTCAGAAGAAGCGCCTCGATGCCTTCACGGGGAAAGTCCTCACCTACGACACGGTGGTTGACGCTGTAAAGCCGGTGGTAAAGCTCTACTTCCTCGACGGTTGGATGAAGCCCTACCTCGATGAGAGGCAGATAAAGCTCCTCATATACCGCGTTCTTCAGGCCCACAGCTGGGAGGAAACGGCGAAGCTCATAGACAGGACCGAGATGTTCACTATGATCGAGGTTAGGGACGTCATCAGGGGCCTCTGGTACTACTACAAGAGGCTCCTCACCTGA
- the mobA gene encoding molybdenum cofactor guanylyltransferase produces MKAVILAFPEKPRENYTMPIKDEPVVKLTEMRLRMSKRIDEVLTIVRRDKLRTYSIHVSNPVPVSARNKMEALLKAMPGEPFFLAEGNMPLIQPFLVNYLIGLYLEDEPEAVIPVWKDGTAEVTHAVYEPDSLSGAIEAALSEGHRTLSSITEFIDFQPVPVEELIKKNPKVSLSFFKVKSSLDRAFAEENFGT; encoded by the coding sequence ATGAAGGCAGTAATTCTAGCTTTTCCAGAAAAACCCCGAGAGAACTACACGATGCCAATAAAGGACGAGCCAGTTGTAAAGCTCACCGAGATGCGGCTCAGAATGAGCAAGAGGATTGACGAGGTTCTGACCATAGTTCGGAGGGACAAGCTCAGGACTTACTCGATCCACGTCTCCAATCCCGTTCCGGTTTCGGCCAGAAATAAAATGGAAGCCCTCCTCAAGGCTATGCCTGGCGAGCCTTTCTTCCTAGCTGAAGGCAACATGCCGCTCATACAGCCATTTCTCGTGAACTACCTCATCGGCCTTTACCTTGAAGACGAGCCCGAGGCAGTTATTCCAGTCTGGAAGGACGGAACCGCAGAAGTCACACATGCCGTCTATGAACCAGATTCACTTAGCGGGGCCATAGAAGCTGCGCTCAGCGAGGGACACCGAACCCTTAGCTCTATCACCGAGTTCATTGATTTCCAACCGGTGCCAGTTGAAGAGCTGATAAAGAAAAACCCGAAGGTTTCCCTCAGCTTCTTCAAGGTGAAGAGTTCGTTAGATAGAGCCTTCGCCGAGGAGAACTTTGGGACATGA
- a CDS encoding biotin transporter BioY: MNAREVAYAGIFIAFMAVSAQISVSLGPVPLTFQVFAVLLTGLLLGPRLGLLSVLSYDIAGAVGLPVFAGFSGGITHLYGPTGGYLLAFPIAAFLAGYITEKSRESVLGMAIGSLAGITVIYLLGWLRLGLFMGGDFEKAFQLGVLLFVPLDILKAAIAVGIAKTVRRMIEVG; encoded by the coding sequence ATGAACGCACGTGAAGTTGCCTATGCTGGGATCTTTATAGCTTTCATGGCGGTGAGCGCCCAGATAAGCGTGAGTCTCGGCCCGGTTCCGCTAACGTTTCAGGTCTTCGCGGTTCTTCTTACAGGCCTTCTCCTCGGCCCCAGACTCGGGCTCCTGAGCGTCCTCTCCTACGACATAGCTGGGGCAGTCGGTCTTCCCGTCTTCGCGGGTTTCAGTGGGGGCATAACGCACCTCTACGGCCCGACGGGGGGATACCTCCTTGCCTTTCCGATAGCGGCGTTCCTTGCGGGCTACATCACCGAGAAAAGCCGAGAAAGTGTCCTGGGGATGGCCATAGGTTCCCTGGCAGGGATAACCGTTATCTATCTCCTTGGCTGGCTCCGCCTCGGCCTCTTTATGGGTGGAGACTTTGAAAAGGCCTTCCAACTGGGAGTGCTCCTTTTTGTGCCCCTTGATATCCTAAAAGCAGCCATAGCCGTTGGAATTGCAAAAACTGTCAGAAGAATGATTGAAGTGGGGTGA
- a CDS encoding S9 family peptidase produces the protein MAKGLTEKDLGKFKLVGNIDAFRRKLVFQVTEISLEKDDYFSRLYLYDGRKVKPFTSGKKDASPRFSPDGKLVAFTSKRDKESKEAELYLIPTDGGEARLLAKFKYGIKNLRFTEDGKDIAVVTPIDIEKKPKDDVHIIKELPFWFNGVGWVYGKRSVVYLVDVESGKKKRLTPKNLDVGQIRFHKGKLYFTAQEDRERKPMVSDLYVLEGRKAKRLTPGKWSISDFIPLDDGTFILKANTRERGIPTNTHIYHYNPETGEMRKLTKDLDRSAYNSLNSDVRGSQRAELVFKDGWVYYIATDGPRANLFRVNLDGKIERVIGGDRSVESFAIGDYIAFTAQDAVTPLELYVLRDGKERKVTDFNGWIREYSLSKPEHFKVKASDGVEIDAWVMKPINFEPGKKYPAVLEIHGGPKTAYGYAFMHEFHVLTAKGFVVIFSNPRGSDGYGEEFADIREHYGERDYQDIMEVVDEAVKRFDFIDPKRIGVTGGSYGGFMTNWIVGHTNRFKAAVTQRSISNWTSFFGTTDIGYFFAPDQIGDDPWNNTEGYWEKSPLKYAPNVETPLLIIHSMEDYRCWLPEALQFFTALKYLGKTVELALFPGENHDLSRSGKPKHRVRRLELIAGWMERWLKG, from the coding sequence ATGGCGAAAGGTCTGACTGAGAAAGACCTCGGAAAATTCAAACTTGTGGGCAACATAGACGCCTTCAGGAGAAAGCTCGTTTTTCAGGTGACTGAGATAAGCCTCGAGAAGGACGACTACTTCTCAAGGCTCTACCTCTACGACGGCAGGAAGGTTAAGCCCTTCACCTCAGGGAAGAAAGACGCCAGTCCGCGCTTCTCGCCGGATGGCAAGCTCGTTGCCTTCACTTCGAAGCGCGATAAGGAGAGCAAAGAGGCAGAGCTCTACCTCATCCCCACGGACGGCGGCGAGGCGAGGCTTTTAGCTAAGTTCAAGTACGGAATTAAAAACCTCCGCTTCACAGAGGACGGGAAGGACATAGCGGTTGTTACTCCTATAGACATCGAGAAGAAGCCCAAGGACGACGTCCACATTATCAAGGAGCTCCCATTCTGGTTTAACGGCGTCGGCTGGGTTTACGGAAAGAGGAGCGTGGTATATCTCGTTGATGTTGAGAGCGGGAAGAAGAAGCGCCTCACCCCGAAGAACCTCGATGTCGGCCAGATCCGCTTCCACAAAGGAAAACTCTACTTCACCGCCCAGGAAGACCGCGAGAGGAAGCCGATGGTGAGCGACCTCTACGTCCTTGAAGGCAGGAAAGCAAAGAGGCTGACGCCGGGCAAGTGGAGCATCTCAGATTTCATCCCGCTCGACGACGGAACCTTCATCCTCAAGGCCAACACGCGCGAGCGTGGAATACCAACGAACACTCACATCTACCACTACAACCCAGAGACGGGAGAAATGAGGAAGCTCACAAAAGACCTCGATAGATCCGCTTACAACTCCCTCAACAGCGATGTAAGGGGTTCTCAGAGGGCAGAACTCGTCTTTAAGGACGGCTGGGTTTATTACATAGCCACAGACGGCCCGAGGGCTAACCTCTTCCGCGTCAACCTCGACGGTAAGATCGAGCGCGTCATCGGCGGAGACAGGAGCGTCGAGAGCTTCGCCATCGGCGACTACATAGCCTTCACTGCCCAGGACGCGGTTACACCGCTTGAGCTCTACGTCCTCCGCGACGGGAAGGAGAGGAAGGTCACCGACTTCAACGGCTGGATAAGGGAGTACAGCCTCTCGAAGCCGGAGCACTTCAAGGTCAAGGCCAGCGACGGCGTTGAGATAGACGCCTGGGTAATGAAGCCAATCAACTTTGAACCGGGCAAGAAGTATCCAGCCGTTCTAGAAATCCACGGCGGGCCGAAAACTGCCTACGGCTACGCCTTCATGCACGAGTTCCATGTTCTAACGGCTAAGGGCTTTGTCGTCATCTTCTCCAACCCGAGGGGAAGCGACGGCTATGGTGAAGAGTTCGCCGATATAAGGGAGCACTACGGCGAGAGGGATTACCAGGACATAATGGAAGTTGTAGATGAAGCTGTGAAGAGGTTCGACTTCATTGATCCCAAAAGGATAGGCGTTACCGGCGGCTCCTACGGCGGCTTCATGACGAACTGGATAGTCGGCCACACCAACCGCTTCAAGGCCGCGGTGACCCAGCGCTCCATCTCCAACTGGACGAGCTTCTTCGGAACGACCGACATCGGCTACTTCTTCGCGCCCGATCAGATAGGCGACGACCCGTGGAACAATACCGAAGGCTACTGGGAGAAGAGCCCGCTGAAGTACGCGCCCAACGTGGAAACGCCGCTCCTCATAATCCACAGCATGGAGGACTACCGCTGCTGGCTCCCGGAGGCCCTGCAGTTCTTCACGGCTCTGAAATACCTCGGCAAAACCGTCGAGCTCGCCCTCTTCCCGGGCGAGAACCACGACCTCAGCCGCTCAGGAAAGCCGAAGCACAGGGTTAGGAGGCTTGAACTTATAGCTGGATGGATGGAGAGGTGGTTGAAGGGTTAA
- a CDS encoding DUF63 family protein — MSVEGAVIDFFYRYFWEPMFTRSGYNAVNTFVYALLFGLGVIYTYKWIIKPLKIPVDERLFWAVTPMVVFGATVRALVDGGVLPQHPLILTPGIFFTAFFLILPAIYADSKLGMYPKITVAWGTILALWANYLLVTHAKSWEPYELTLLHTAVSWGVVLAYYKWRPFDRLYLYPVLAHFYDIASTVVAIHFYGYREVHWIENYLVNWFGAYIYYPWITLILVVVYYALKELVTDEEERRFWYLAIYILGLGPAIRDPAQMVLQL; from the coding sequence ATGAGCGTTGAAGGGGCTGTAATTGACTTCTTTTACAGGTATTTCTGGGAACCGATGTTCACGAGGAGTGGCTACAACGCGGTTAATACCTTTGTATATGCACTCCTCTTCGGTCTGGGAGTTATCTACACATACAAATGGATAATCAAACCGCTGAAGATACCCGTGGACGAGAGGCTCTTCTGGGCCGTTACACCGATGGTCGTTTTCGGCGCAACTGTGAGGGCGCTTGTGGACGGCGGAGTCCTACCCCAGCATCCGCTCATCCTCACTCCCGGAATCTTCTTCACGGCGTTCTTCCTGATACTGCCTGCAATCTACGCCGATTCAAAGCTTGGAATGTATCCCAAGATAACCGTTGCATGGGGCACAATACTGGCGCTCTGGGCAAACTACCTCCTCGTGACCCACGCCAAAAGCTGGGAACCCTACGAGCTTACCTTACTCCACACCGCAGTCAGCTGGGGGGTTGTGCTGGCGTATTACAAGTGGAGACCCTTTGACAGGCTTTATCTGTATCCGGTTCTGGCCCACTTCTACGATATAGCTTCAACGGTTGTTGCAATACACTTCTACGGCTACCGTGAAGTCCACTGGATTGAAAATTACCTCGTCAACTGGTTCGGTGCTTACATCTACTACCCGTGGATAACCCTGATCCTCGTTGTGGTCTATTACGCCCTGAAGGAGCTCGTGACGGACGAAGAAGAAAGGCGCTTCTGGTATCTGGCCATCTACATTCTCGGCCTCGGGCCAGCTATACGAGACCCCGCCCAGATGGTTCTCCAGCTCTGA
- a CDS encoding pyrolysin — MAIVGPAPVSAKPMDEYSVLVLKNTDAWGSPSVVSTLDGMNITYRVMGSSELGNVTTDELVKTYDMIIIVNDQPQSFYDDIGTQIGKLEDYVRAGRVLEIHAANWGWGGGVWTTPLPRNVTIVQSYSSIDYVVPDNITLHSNYASHGYFANLPADAEIITVQAPTGTPEYSRPSTAVYTLGKGHVSVTGLTIEYSIARNGPEWLEFYREMVLKNLGYSTVAPQKPASPGGFNIMRYSFYYYTQYQRDLKEYNSLYGKAVERGIDNETLGMAAMQNDTASAYYEDAGRYGPVIANFQRMYVFFDLRMAALHQKRAIKILEDAMADR; from the coding sequence ATGGCGATCGTGGGACCTGCCCCGGTTTCTGCAAAGCCCATGGACGAATACAGCGTTCTGGTTTTGAAGAATACCGACGCATGGGGTTCCCCCTCCGTTGTGAGCACTCTTGACGGCATGAACATAACCTACAGGGTTATGGGGAGTTCAGAACTCGGGAATGTGACCACCGACGAACTTGTAAAGACCTATGACATGATAATCATCGTGAACGACCAGCCCCAGAGCTTCTACGACGATATAGGGACACAAATAGGAAAGCTGGAGGACTACGTGAGGGCCGGCAGGGTTCTTGAGATTCACGCCGCGAACTGGGGATGGGGAGGCGGAGTATGGACGACCCCGTTGCCGAGAAACGTAACGATAGTCCAGAGCTATTCAAGCATTGACTACGTGGTGCCAGACAACATTACCCTCCACAGCAACTACGCAAGCCACGGATACTTTGCAAACCTGCCCGCTGATGCAGAGATAATAACCGTCCAAGCGCCCACCGGCACGCCCGAGTACAGTAGACCCAGCACCGCAGTGTACACGCTGGGAAAGGGGCACGTCTCGGTTACAGGCCTGACGATTGAGTACAGCATAGCCAGAAACGGCCCCGAATGGCTGGAGTTCTACAGGGAAATGGTGCTTAAGAATCTTGGTTATTCAACAGTAGCCCCGCAAAAGCCTGCCTCCCCAGGGGGATTTAACATAATGCGTTACAGCTTCTATTACTACACCCAGTACCAGCGGGACCTTAAGGAATACAACTCGCTCTATGGCAAGGCTGTGGAGAGAGGGATTGACAACGAAACTCTCGGGATGGCAGCCATGCAGAACGACACCGCGTCGGCATACTACGAGGACGCAGGCCGGTACGGCCCGGTTATAGCGAACTTTCAGAGGATGTACGTCTTTTTTGATCTCAGGATGGCCGCGCTTCACCAGAAGCGGGCGATAAAAATACTTGAGGACGCGATGGCAGATCGCTGA